One part of the bacterium genome encodes these proteins:
- the polX gene encoding DNA polymerase/3'-5' exonuclease PolX, whose protein sequence is MTNQQIARILFEMALFCEMEGIPFKPQAYERAGAAIQSLDESLEEILRKGGLKALTKIPGVGKSIADHIEKLHKTGSFPEYDNYRKKIPVDVLQLRRVGGLGPKMIFTLWKKLRITNLAELEKAAREGKIRELPSFGARSEEKILKGLQFLEKSGNRRTFGSAIKVAKTLEQQVSQFPEAGRVAIAGSLRRKRETIGDMDIVVTSSSPEKIAERFVALSLVDHVYGKGNTKINVRLRNLMDADLRIVPEESFGAAMCYFTGSKNHCVSLRERAIKRGWKLNEYGLFEGDRKIAGATEESIYESLGMQYVAPELREDSGEIEAALKKSLPDLIEYGDLKGDLQVQTDWTDGDDSIEVMADAAEKMGLEYIAITDHTKGLPMTNGSDETKLREQMKVIRRINEKFKKAKRKFRILAGAELNIMKDGTLDIADEVLAELDVVGAAVHHHFHLSREEQTARILRVMENPHVDIVFHLTARKIIKRNPIELDVDAVIAAAARTGTVLEIDASPDRLDMKDEHIRKCVEAGVKMCIDSDAHATAEFGYLDYGIDQARRGWASKKNIINTLPVEKFLRQLKQK, encoded by the coding sequence ATGACGAACCAGCAGATTGCTCGAATCCTTTTTGAGATGGCCCTTTTTTGCGAAATGGAAGGCATTCCATTTAAGCCGCAAGCTTACGAAAGGGCCGGTGCTGCCATACAAAGTCTCGATGAAAGTCTGGAAGAGATTCTTCGCAAAGGCGGACTGAAGGCGTTGACGAAAATTCCGGGAGTCGGGAAAAGCATTGCCGATCACATTGAAAAACTTCATAAAACAGGAAGCTTTCCGGAATATGACAACTACCGAAAGAAAATCCCGGTGGATGTGTTGCAGTTGAGACGAGTAGGCGGACTCGGTCCGAAGATGATTTTCACTTTGTGGAAGAAGTTGAGAATCACGAATTTGGCGGAGCTGGAAAAGGCTGCGCGGGAAGGAAAAATCAGAGAACTTCCATCGTTCGGCGCGCGATCAGAAGAGAAGATATTGAAGGGTCTTCAATTCCTGGAGAAATCGGGCAACCGGCGCACTTTTGGAAGCGCGATCAAAGTTGCAAAAACGCTGGAACAACAGGTCTCCCAATTTCCGGAAGCGGGAAGAGTCGCGATTGCAGGTTCGCTTCGCAGAAAAAGAGAAACGATTGGAGACATGGATATTGTCGTCACCTCCTCAAGCCCGGAAAAGATTGCAGAACGATTCGTGGCCCTTTCACTCGTGGATCATGTTTACGGGAAGGGGAATACCAAAATAAACGTACGCCTGCGAAATCTCATGGATGCGGATTTGCGCATCGTGCCGGAAGAATCTTTCGGTGCTGCAATGTGCTACTTCACGGGATCCAAGAATCATTGTGTCTCGCTTCGAGAGCGCGCGATCAAGCGAGGATGGAAACTGAACGAGTATGGATTGTTCGAAGGAGACCGGAAAATTGCGGGAGCCACGGAAGAGAGCATCTACGAATCTCTGGGTATGCAATACGTTGCGCCTGAATTGCGGGAAGATTCCGGCGAGATTGAAGCTGCGCTTAAAAAGAGTTTGCCGGACCTGATCGAATACGGGGACCTAAAAGGGGACTTGCAGGTCCAAACGGACTGGACGGATGGAGATGATTCGATTGAAGTGATGGCCGATGCGGCGGAAAAGATGGGCCTGGAATATATCGCGATTACGGATCACACGAAAGGTCTGCCGATGACAAACGGTTCCGATGAAACCAAATTGCGCGAGCAAATGAAAGTCATTCGTCGGATCAACGAAAAATTTAAAAAGGCAAAGAGAAAATTTCGAATCCTCGCTGGCGCTGAATTGAACATCATGAAAGATGGAACGTTGGACATCGCGGATGAAGTTCTGGCCGAGCTGGATGTGGTAGGCGCAGCGGTTCATCATCATTTTCATTTGTCGCGGGAAGAGCAGACTGCGCGGATCCTGAGGGTGATGGAGAATCCACATGTGGATATCGTTTTCCATCTGACCGCGCGCAAAATAATCAAAAGGAATCCGATTGAGCTCGATGTCGATGCAGTGATTGCAGCTGCCGCCCGGACCGGAACCGTTTTGGAAATCGATGCTTCACCGGACCGGCTGGACATGAAAGATGAGCACATCCGGAAATGTGTCGAAGCCGGAGTGAAAATGTGCATCGATTCCGATGCTCATGCGACAGCCGAGTTCGGCTATCTGGATTACGGAATCGACCAGGCGCGCCGCGGTTGGGCATCAAAGAAAAACATCATCAACACGCTGCCCGTTGAAAAATTCCTGCGCCAGTTAAAGCAAAAGTAG
- a CDS encoding energy transducer TonB encodes MKRVTFALLLLVSLAHADEKPIYVDRNVTPPVLLKQVNARLPELKGIYLPSKFLMLEAVITSKGEVTNIKLLRCAHALIDKAVAESMKQWKFKPALKNGKAIAVYLTFASTIHIRY; translated from the coding sequence ATGAAACGCGTGACCTTTGCACTTCTCCTGTTGGTATCTCTTGCTCACGCTGATGAAAAACCAATCTATGTCGATAGAAACGTGACTCCTCCCGTTTTGTTAAAACAGGTGAACGCACGGCTTCCGGAACTCAAGGGTATCTACCTCCCTTCAAAATTCTTGATGCTGGAAGCCGTGATCACCTCCAAAGGTGAGGTCACAAACATCAAACTCCTCAGATGTGCACATGCTTTGATTGACAAAGCCGTGGCTGAATCCATGAAGCAATGGAAATTTAAACCGGCACTGAAGAATGGAAAAGCCATCGCTGTGTATCTCACTTTTGCGAGCACTATCCATATCCGCTATTAG
- the pssA gene encoding CDP-diacylglycerol--serine O-phosphatidyltransferase has translation MKKRVSKEQSAQPVRRFSMIRDFHFADLFTLANGFCGVAAIFQAMSFTATGDRRELYTAVGIIPLAIVFDFLDGRIARWRHKASPMGREMDSLADVISFGAAPAAIAYAIGLQSVLDQIILIYFAACSISRLARYNITAEQLAESPQGKVKYFEGTPVPLNIIPLAITLFAFSHGDLYPVRILGMELHLISLLYLLFGSTMISKTLRIPKP, from the coding sequence ATGAAGAAGCGAGTGTCGAAAGAGCAATCCGCCCAACCAGTTCGCCGATTCTCGATGATTCGCGATTTTCACTTCGCGGATCTTTTTACGCTTGCGAATGGTTTTTGCGGAGTTGCAGCGATTTTTCAAGCGATGAGTTTCACCGCCACGGGCGATCGCAGAGAGTTGTATACGGCTGTGGGCATTATTCCACTGGCAATCGTTTTCGATTTTCTGGATGGACGCATCGCGAGATGGAGACACAAAGCTTCTCCGATGGGACGTGAGATGGATTCGCTGGCCGATGTCATTTCGTTCGGAGCAGCGCCCGCAGCCATCGCTTATGCAATCGGGCTTCAAAGCGTGCTGGATCAGATCATACTGATTTACTTCGCTGCGTGCAGCATCAGCAGACTTGCCCGATACAACATCACAGCCGAACAACTGGCGGAATCACCTCAGGGCAAAGTGAAGTATTTTGAAGGCACCCCCGTGCCGCTGAATATCATTCCACTTGCAATCACACTTTTTGCATTCTCTCACGGAGATCTGTATCCGGTGCGAATTCTGGGGATGGAGCTCCATTTGATTTCGCTTCTTTATTTGCTCTTCGGTTCGACTATGATCAGCAAAACGCTACGCATCCCCAAGCCGTAA
- a CDS encoding arginase family protein, with the protein MRESVYDANKIALIGVPSSAGARQLGQEEAPRFLRNAGLVDRLRSTGRDVLDLGDLSQVSFSPDKQNAKQQNLTHVLRVLRQVISAVDLAVANRAWPLVVGGDCTITIGVLAALTKHFASLGMIYCDGDVDLNTPETTLSGIFDGMVLAHILGKGVDELSHLGSRYPLLDEQAVSLFGYSVEAGGIDPVEVKLLQETRMARYPLEQIRGIVQTAAMQALDELESRAKHILIHFDVDVVDSDDFSAADIPHKPGLTLLKTQQALQVFLGSRQAVGLVLTEFNVRNDPDAKLALRLIDMIGEAFQPA; encoded by the coding sequence TTGAGAGAATCCGTATATGATGCAAACAAAATCGCCTTGATTGGCGTTCCTTCGAGCGCTGGCGCTCGCCAATTAGGCCAGGAGGAAGCGCCTCGATTTCTTCGCAACGCAGGGTTGGTGGACCGCCTGCGCTCCACTGGTCGAGACGTTTTGGATCTGGGTGACCTCAGTCAGGTTTCGTTTTCTCCGGATAAGCAAAATGCAAAACAGCAGAATCTTACTCATGTCCTCCGAGTTCTCAGGCAGGTAATCAGTGCTGTTGATTTGGCTGTTGCAAACCGGGCATGGCCGTTGGTTGTTGGAGGAGATTGTACGATAACCATCGGCGTCCTTGCAGCCCTAACAAAACATTTCGCAAGCTTAGGAATGATTTACTGCGATGGCGATGTGGATCTGAACACGCCGGAAACGACTTTATCGGGAATCTTCGACGGAATGGTGCTCGCCCACATCCTTGGAAAGGGTGTGGACGAACTAAGCCATTTGGGGTCGCGTTATCCCCTGCTGGATGAGCAAGCCGTATCTCTTTTCGGGTATAGCGTTGAGGCTGGCGGAATTGATCCTGTGGAAGTCAAGCTGCTGCAAGAGACTCGGATGGCCAGATATCCGCTTGAACAGATTAGGGGTATAGTGCAGACTGCCGCCATGCAAGCCTTAGATGAGCTGGAGAGCAGGGCGAAGCACATCCTGATACATTTTGACGTTGATGTGGTTGATTCCGATGATTTTTCAGCCGCGGACATACCTCACAAACCAGGACTTACTCTGCTGAAAACGCAACAAGCACTGCAGGTGTTCCTGGGAAGCCGTCAAGCAGTCGGACTTGTGCTGACAGAATTCAACGTCAGGAATGACCCTGATGCAAAACTCGCCCTCCGGCTGATCGATATGATTGGTGAGGCCTTCCAGCCTGCATGA
- a CDS encoding CGNR zinc finger domain-containing protein, translating to MSKQRFDAGFTPQSSWLDLVNSQQWDGFGRLTDHLLEPRWVARFLRYWKLPEKLILTNPIVELAQLRNFLRRSIEKIASGESLSRQDLWTFNAFLNAPGYLKLVAKGKRIRTELRPLRLDWTWIKSQVAASFVDSFQQQRNRIKICENTGCRWAFFDKTKGNIRRWCKDTRCGNRDRVRRARARHRSLS from the coding sequence ATGAGCAAACAACGCTTCGACGCAGGATTCACTCCTCAGAGCTCATGGTTGGACCTGGTAAACAGCCAGCAGTGGGACGGATTCGGCCGCTTGACTGATCATTTGCTGGAACCAAGGTGGGTGGCAAGGTTTCTGAGATATTGGAAACTTCCCGAAAAGCTGATTCTGACAAATCCGATTGTAGAGCTGGCCCAACTTCGGAACTTCCTGAGACGGTCGATCGAAAAGATCGCATCGGGTGAATCACTGAGCCGGCAAGATTTATGGACTTTCAATGCTTTTCTGAATGCGCCAGGCTACCTCAAACTCGTTGCAAAAGGAAAACGAATACGCACCGAGCTGAGACCTTTGCGCCTCGATTGGACATGGATCAAATCACAAGTGGCTGCGTCGTTCGTTGATTCATTCCAGCAGCAGCGCAATCGAATCAAGATCTGCGAAAATACCGGATGTCGGTGGGCTTTTTTCGATAAAACCAAAGGCAATATCAGGCGATGGTGCAAGGACACAAGATGCGGTAATCGTGATCGAGTACGTCGCGCCCGCGCCCGTCACCGGAGTCTCTCATAA